A part of Nesterenkonia lutea genomic DNA contains:
- the uvrC gene encoding excinuclease ABC subunit UvrC, with amino-acid sequence MTDPSSYRPRPGEIPTSPGVYRFIDPHGRVVYVGKAKNLRSRLNSYFARVGTLPPKTYAMVHAAARVEWTVVGSELEAIQLEYTWIKQHTPRFNIMYRDDKSYPYLAVTMNEKYPRVQVMRGDKKPGVKYYGPFHPAKAIRETVDTMLRVFPVRSCSAGVFKRAKASGRPCLLGYIGKCSAPCVGEISEEDHRALAEEFCEVMAGNPGPHLRRIENQMKQAVAELRYEDAGRHRDDLEAIRRVFERNSVVLSEDTEADIFAFAEDELEAAVQVFHVRQGRIRGQRGWVVEKVEDTDAGAMVEQLLMQVYGSMADTERIPPEVLVPALPDNAEEISDWLRQLRSDAGAGRTQISLRVPQRGDKAALLGTVQENAAQALRLHKARRSSDITTRSAALRDLQEALGAVEPLLRIECFDISHTSGTNVVASMVVLEDGLAKKRDYRRFSVKGDAARDDTSAMYDVISRRFARHLRDQERSTEATEPTEVVEAPESDALPETASLSGALGEAPARPGAEAEVGALASTVVEREVERFAYPPSLVVVDGGQPQVNAAQHALIDLGITDLPVIGLAKRLEEVWLPEDDFPLVLPRSSEALYMLQRIRDEAHRFAIAYHRSKRSKQMTASALDDVPGLGPSRRAAVVGHFGSVANLRKATLEEICEVPGLGRDTAQKILDHLHAEAELPPPPAGESEPGDAEAAEPGGAEAVESEPGEGDD; translated from the coding sequence ATGACTGACCCGAGCTCCTATCGACCGAGACCCGGGGAGATCCCCACCAGTCCCGGGGTCTACCGGTTCATCGACCCGCACGGACGAGTGGTCTATGTCGGCAAGGCCAAGAACCTGCGTTCCCGGCTGAACTCCTACTTCGCCCGGGTGGGGACGCTCCCGCCGAAGACCTACGCGATGGTCCACGCCGCCGCCAGGGTGGAATGGACCGTCGTCGGCTCGGAGCTGGAGGCGATCCAGCTCGAATACACCTGGATCAAGCAGCACACGCCCCGGTTCAACATCATGTACCGGGACGACAAGTCCTACCCGTACCTCGCGGTCACCATGAATGAGAAATACCCGCGGGTGCAGGTCATGCGTGGGGACAAGAAGCCCGGGGTGAAGTACTACGGGCCATTCCACCCGGCCAAGGCCATCCGCGAGACGGTGGACACGATGCTGCGGGTCTTCCCGGTGCGCAGCTGCTCCGCCGGGGTCTTCAAACGCGCCAAGGCCTCCGGAAGGCCATGCCTGCTCGGCTACATCGGCAAATGCTCCGCCCCCTGCGTGGGCGAGATCAGCGAGGAGGATCACCGCGCCCTGGCGGAGGAGTTCTGCGAGGTCATGGCCGGCAACCCCGGCCCGCACCTGCGCCGGATCGAGAACCAGATGAAGCAGGCGGTGGCCGAGCTGCGCTATGAGGACGCCGGTCGCCACCGCGATGACCTGGAAGCCATCCGCAGAGTCTTCGAACGCAACTCCGTGGTGCTCTCCGAGGACACCGAGGCCGACATCTTCGCCTTCGCCGAGGACGAGCTGGAGGCTGCGGTCCAGGTCTTCCATGTCCGGCAGGGACGGATCAGGGGCCAGCGCGGCTGGGTCGTGGAGAAGGTGGAGGACACCGACGCCGGCGCGATGGTCGAGCAGCTGCTGATGCAGGTCTACGGCTCCATGGCAGACACGGAGCGGATCCCGCCTGAGGTGCTGGTTCCCGCGCTGCCGGACAACGCTGAGGAGATCTCTGACTGGCTCCGTCAGCTGCGCAGCGACGCCGGCGCGGGGCGCACCCAGATCAGCCTGCGCGTGCCCCAGCGTGGGGACAAGGCGGCCCTGCTGGGCACGGTGCAGGAGAACGCCGCACAGGCGCTGAGGCTGCACAAGGCCCGGCGCAGCTCGGACATCACCACTCGCTCGGCGGCCCTGCGTGATCTGCAGGAGGCCCTGGGCGCCGTCGAGCCTCTGCTGCGCATCGAGTGCTTCGACATCTCGCACACCTCCGGGACCAATGTGGTCGCCTCCATGGTGGTGCTCGAGGACGGACTGGCGAAGAAGCGCGACTACCGCCGCTTCTCCGTCAAGGGTGACGCCGCGCGCGATGACACCTCGGCCATGTATGACGTGATCAGCCGACGCTTCGCCCGGCATCTCAGGGACCAGGAACGCTCCACGGAGGCGACGGAGCCCACCGAGGTCGTCGAGGCTCCGGAGTCTGACGCTCTCCCCGAGACCGCGTCGCTGTCCGGCGCCCTCGGCGAGGCTCCGGCGAGGCCCGGAGCCGAGGCAGAGGTGGGCGCACTGGCCTCCACCGTGGTCGAGCGCGAGGTCGAGCGCTTCGCCTACCCGCCGAGCCTGGTGGTGGTCGACGGCGGTCAGCCCCAGGTCAACGCGGCCCAGCACGCCCTGATCGACCTGGGCATCACCGATCTTCCCGTCATCGGCCTGGCCAAGCGGCTCGAGGAGGTCTGGCTGCCCGAGGACGACTTCCCGCTCGTGCTCCCGCGCTCCTCCGAGGCGCTGTACATGCTCCAGCGCATCCGTGACGAGGCACACCGGTTCGCCATCGCCTACCACCGGTCCAAGCGGTCCAAACAGATGACGGCCTCCGCGCTGGACGATGTGCCGGGCCTGGGACCGAGCCGCCGAGCCGCCGTCGTCGGCCATTTCGGATCGGTCGCGAACCTGAGGAAGGCCACGCTGGAGGAGATCTGTGAGGTCCCGGGTCTGGGCAGGGACACCGCACAGAAGATCCTCGACCACCTCCATGCCGAGGCGGAGCTCCCGCCGCCCCCGGCGGGAGAGTCCGAGCCGGGTGACGCGGAGGCGGCGGAGCCGGGTGGCGCCGAGGCTG
- a CDS encoding lysophospholipid acyltransferase family protein, whose amino-acid sequence MSRISNPAEAHQVSTTPDAHEPERVVTHDAIRKAFAIAVKLGCRPTITGLENTPTVGGFIVASNHLSFLDSVLIQAVFPRPVSFFAKAEYFTQTGIRGRAMKLFFESVGSVPVERQRQSASVEALYSLGSIASAGHGVGIYPEGTRSRDGRLYRGKNGVGWLAVATGLPVVPVGLRGTESLQKPDSHMIRPHTFEMHVGEPLHFPKLGEKHPLPARRQATDQIMDAIAALSGQERVASYNAPPAEADD is encoded by the coding sequence ATGTCACGGATCAGCAACCCCGCGGAGGCACACCAGGTGAGCACCACCCCCGATGCGCACGAGCCAGAGCGCGTCGTCACCCATGATGCGATCCGCAAAGCCTTCGCGATCGCGGTGAAGCTGGGCTGCCGTCCGACGATCACAGGTCTGGAGAACACTCCGACCGTCGGCGGGTTCATCGTCGCCTCCAACCACCTCTCCTTCCTGGACTCGGTGCTCATACAGGCCGTGTTCCCGCGACCGGTGAGCTTCTTCGCCAAGGCCGAGTACTTCACCCAGACCGGTATCCGCGGCCGCGCGATGAAGCTCTTCTTCGAATCCGTGGGCTCTGTCCCGGTGGAGCGACAGCGACAGTCGGCCTCGGTGGAGGCCCTCTACAGTCTGGGCTCCATCGCGTCGGCGGGCCACGGCGTGGGGATCTACCCCGAAGGCACGCGGAGCCGCGACGGACGGCTCTACCGCGGCAAGAACGGGGTGGGCTGGCTCGCCGTGGCCACCGGGCTGCCCGTGGTCCCTGTCGGGCTGCGCGGCACCGAGTCGCTGCAGAAGCCCGACTCGCACATGATCCGGCCACATACCTTCGAGATGCACGTGGGAGAGCCGCTGCACTTTCCGAAGCTGGGGGAGAAGCACCCGCTGCCCGCGCGCCGACAGGCCACCGACCAGATCATGGACGCCATCGCCGCACTCAGCGGTCAGGAGCGGGTGGCCAGCTACAACGCGCCGCCGGCGGAGGCCGATGACTGA
- the uvrA gene encoding excinuclease ABC subunit UvrA yields MIGHAEADRIVVQGAREHNLKDVTVELPRNSFIVFTGLSGSGKSSLAFDTIFAEGQRRYVESLSAYARQFLGRVDKPDIDFIEGLSPAVSIDQKSTSKNPRSTVGTVTEIHDYLRLLWARIGIPHCPICDEKIERQTPQQIVDQVLGFPEKTRFQVLAPVVRGRKGEFKDLFRDLASEGFSRAIVDGEIIQLSEPPTLEKTYKHQIEVVIDRLVIREGMRQRLTDSVETALKLADGRLVIDLVDLDDDGHPTNDRVPEGLTGPKQRPFSENLACPNEHPLALDEIEPRSFSFNNPFGACEVCSGIGSSLEVDTDLVIPDDTLSLEGGAIAPWALGKASKEYWLRLITGLSKELDFSVRTPWKDLPKKAQKALLHGRNHKVVVQYRNRFGRERTYSTGFEGVLSYISRKHLEVESDNARDRYEQYMRQIPCPACNGQRLNPAALAVTVQGASIAEIARLPLDKCAEFFTTVELSARDATIADQVLKEILARLNFLLDVGLSYLNLERAAGTLSGGEAQRIRLATQIGSGLVGVLYVLDEPSIGLHQRDNARLIQTLTRLRDLGNTLIVVEHDEDTIAEADWIVDIGPGAGERGGEIVHSGSVQGLRENVHSITGDYLSGRRSIPIPAQRRPVDKTRMLKVIEAQENNLDKVSVEIPLGIFLSVTGVSGSGKSTLINEILYKSLANKLNGAKQVPGRHRRIDGIDDHLDKVIHVDQSPIGRTPRSNPATYTGVFDHVRKLFAQAPESKTRGYQPGRFSFNIKGGRCESCSGDGTLKIEMNFLPDVYVPCEVCHGARYNRETLEVKYKNKNIAEVLDMPIEEAAEFFAAFAPIARHLNTLVEVGLGYVRLGQSATTLSGGEAQRVKLASELQRRSNGRSVYVLDEPTTGLHFEDIRKLLQVLQGLVEKGNSVITIEHNLDVIKSSDWVIDLGPEGGSGGGLVVAQGTPEKVAASAEETGSHTGRFLAALLK; encoded by the coding sequence GTGATCGGTCATGCCGAGGCCGACCGGATCGTGGTCCAGGGGGCGCGCGAGCACAACCTCAAAGACGTCACGGTCGAGCTGCCGCGCAACTCCTTCATCGTGTTCACCGGCCTCTCCGGCTCGGGCAAGTCCTCGCTCGCCTTCGACACCATCTTCGCCGAGGGACAGCGGCGCTACGTCGAATCCCTCTCCGCCTACGCCAGGCAGTTCCTGGGCCGGGTGGACAAGCCTGACATCGACTTCATCGAGGGGCTCTCCCCAGCGGTCTCCATCGACCAGAAGTCCACTTCCAAGAACCCCCGCTCCACCGTGGGCACGGTCACCGAGATCCACGACTATCTGCGCCTGCTCTGGGCGAGGATCGGGATCCCGCACTGCCCCATCTGCGATGAGAAGATCGAGCGCCAGACCCCGCAGCAGATCGTCGACCAGGTCCTCGGCTTCCCCGAGAAGACCCGCTTCCAGGTGCTGGCCCCGGTGGTCCGCGGCCGCAAGGGAGAGTTCAAGGACCTCTTCCGCGACCTCGCCAGTGAGGGCTTCTCCCGCGCCATCGTCGACGGCGAGATCATCCAGCTGTCCGAGCCGCCCACGCTGGAGAAGACCTATAAGCACCAGATCGAGGTGGTCATCGACAGGCTGGTGATCCGCGAGGGCATGCGCCAGCGGCTCACCGACTCGGTGGAGACCGCGCTGAAGCTCGCCGACGGGCGCCTGGTCATCGACCTGGTCGACCTCGACGACGACGGCCATCCCACCAACGATCGGGTCCCCGAAGGCCTCACCGGCCCGAAGCAGCGGCCGTTCTCCGAGAACCTGGCCTGCCCGAACGAGCACCCGCTGGCGCTGGATGAGATCGAGCCGCGCTCCTTCTCCTTCAACAACCCCTTCGGCGCCTGCGAGGTCTGCTCCGGCATCGGCTCCAGCCTGGAGGTGGACACCGACCTGGTGATCCCCGATGACACGCTCTCCCTCGAGGGCGGCGCCATCGCGCCGTGGGCACTGGGGAAGGCGTCCAAGGAGTACTGGCTGCGGCTGATCACCGGGCTCTCCAAGGAGCTGGACTTCTCGGTGCGCACCCCCTGGAAGGACCTGCCCAAGAAGGCGCAGAAGGCGCTGCTGCACGGACGCAACCACAAGGTCGTGGTGCAGTATCGCAACCGCTTCGGCCGGGAGCGCACCTACTCCACCGGCTTCGAAGGGGTCCTCTCCTACATCTCGCGCAAGCACCTCGAGGTGGAGTCGGACAACGCCCGGGACCGCTACGAGCAGTACATGCGCCAGATCCCCTGCCCCGCCTGCAACGGCCAGCGGCTGAATCCCGCCGCCCTCGCGGTCACCGTGCAGGGCGCCTCCATCGCGGAGATCGCCCGGCTTCCGCTGGACAAGTGCGCCGAGTTCTTCACCACCGTGGAGCTCTCCGCCCGTGACGCCACCATCGCCGACCAGGTGCTCAAGGAGATCCTGGCCCGGCTGAACTTCCTGCTCGACGTCGGTCTGAGCTACCTGAATCTGGAGCGCGCCGCCGGCACGCTCTCCGGCGGCGAGGCCCAGCGGATCCGGCTCGCCACCCAGATCGGCTCGGGCCTGGTCGGAGTGCTCTACGTCCTGGACGAGCCCTCCATCGGGCTGCACCAGCGTGACAACGCCCGGCTGATCCAGACGCTCACCCGGCTGCGTGACCTCGGCAACACCTTGATCGTGGTCGAACACGACGAGGACACCATCGCCGAGGCCGACTGGATCGTGGACATCGGACCGGGCGCCGGTGAGCGCGGCGGCGAGATCGTGCACTCCGGGTCCGTGCAGGGACTGCGCGAGAACGTCCATTCCATCACCGGTGACTACCTCTCCGGCCGCCGCAGCATTCCCATCCCGGCGCAGCGCCGCCCGGTGGACAAGACTCGGATGCTCAAGGTGATCGAGGCCCAGGAGAACAACCTGGACAAGGTCTCCGTGGAGATCCCGCTGGGGATCTTCCTCTCCGTCACCGGCGTCTCCGGCTCCGGCAAGTCCACGCTGATCAACGAGATCCTCTACAAGTCACTGGCGAACAAGCTCAACGGCGCCAAGCAGGTCCCCGGCCGGCACCGTCGCATCGACGGGATCGACGATCACCTGGACAAGGTGATCCACGTGGACCAGTCACCGATCGGTCGCACCCCCCGCTCCAACCCGGCCACCTACACCGGGGTCTTCGACCACGTCCGCAAGCTCTTCGCCCAGGCCCCGGAGTCCAAGACCCGCGGCTACCAGCCCGGAAGATTCTCCTTCAACATCAAGGGCGGACGCTGCGAGTCCTGCTCCGGCGACGGCACGTTGAAGATCGAGATGAACTTCCTGCCCGACGTCTACGTGCCCTGCGAGGTCTGCCATGGAGCCCGGTACAACCGGGAGACCCTCGAGGTGAAGTACAAGAACAAGAACATCGCCGAGGTGCTCGACATGCCGATCGAGGAGGCCGCGGAGTTCTTCGCCGCCTTCGCCCCGATCGCCCGGCACCTGAACACCCTGGTCGAAGTGGGCCTGGGCTACGTGCGGCTCGGCCAGTCCGCCACCACGCTCTCCGGCGGCGAGGCGCAGCGCGTGAAGCTGGCCTCGGAGCTGCAGCGCCGGTCCAACGGGCGCAGCGTCTACGTGCTCGACGAACCCACCACCGGACTGCACTTCGAGGACATCCGCAAGCTGCTCCAGGTCCTGCAGGGACTGGTGGAGAAGGGCAACAGCGTGATCACCATCGAGCACAACCTCGACGTGATCAAGTCCTCCGACTGGGTCATCGACCTGGGCCCCGAAGGGGGCAGCGGCGGCGGGCTCGTCGTCGCCCAGGGGACTCCGGAGAAGGTCGCAGCCAGCGCAGAGGAGACCGGATCACACACCGGCAGGTTCCTCGCAGCACTGCTAAAGTGA
- a CDS encoding HAD hydrolase-like protein encodes MNSDSPAAPAAARPTEVSPGTSAGLRAVIFDLDGTLVDPAGAITSGIAHALDVHGIEVPDQERLDAFVGPPLAASLASLPGVTEALIPSIVEEYRQRYLAEGMQASRVYPGVEELLRTLNEAGVVCAVATSKPTGLAEQLLSIQGLRGHFAAVHGSPEDESIPHAGKGPIVGAALAAIGLDPDEGPLDASTPETEETPEARVVMVGDRVFDVAGAAAHGMRCIGVRWGYAPEGELEQAGADPIVSTAEQLRQALLTAGVLTRPAPSAAH; translated from the coding sequence GTGAACTCTGACTCCCCCGCCGCACCGGCCGCCGCACGCCCCACCGAGGTATCACCCGGAACATCAGCCGGCCTCCGGGCGGTGATCTTCGACCTCGACGGCACGCTGGTGGATCCGGCCGGGGCGATCACCAGCGGCATCGCGCATGCACTCGACGTCCACGGGATCGAGGTGCCGGACCAGGAGCGGCTCGACGCGTTCGTCGGTCCGCCGCTGGCCGCCTCACTGGCGAGTCTGCCCGGAGTCACCGAGGCGCTGATCCCCTCCATCGTCGAGGAGTATCGGCAGCGCTACCTCGCCGAGGGCATGCAGGCCAGCCGGGTCTACCCCGGTGTGGAGGAGCTGCTGCGCACGCTGAACGAGGCAGGGGTGGTCTGCGCGGTGGCGACCTCGAAGCCCACCGGGCTGGCCGAGCAGCTGCTGAGCATCCAGGGCCTCCGTGGGCATTTCGCCGCGGTGCACGGCTCCCCCGAGGACGAGTCGATCCCTCATGCCGGCAAGGGCCCCATCGTCGGGGCCGCGCTGGCGGCGATCGGCCTGGACCCGGACGAGGGTCCGCTGGACGCCTCGACCCCAGAGACCGAAGAGACACCAGAGGCCAGAGTCGTCATGGTCGGTGACCGGGTCTTCGACGTCGCGGGTGCCGCCGCCCATGGGATGCGCTGCATCGGGGTGCGCTGGGGCTATGCGCCCGAAGGAGAGCTGGAGCAGGCCGGGGCGGACCCGATCGTCAGCACTGCCGAGCAGCTCCGACAGGCGCTGCTGACCGCCGGGGTCCTGACCCGGCCAGCCCCGTCCGCAGCGCACTGA
- a CDS encoding MBL fold metallo-hydrolase translates to MASDSSLIYDLPAITLRRISVSEMNNNVYLLTAKKSGAQVLIDAADDAGAIRGLLSSAAGDTPCPLELTAVLTTHSHWDHIRALEELVDAPGSPAAPGAGSSGSRPEVAAGAEDAASIEAEKNVTVERRLGHGDELSYDGISLDVIHLRGHTPGSMAFVYPVEDGPTHIFTGDSLFPGGVGKTWSDEDFTALLDDVQARLFDVYEDDTIVHPGHGDPTTLGAERDQLPAWRERGW, encoded by the coding sequence ATGGCATCTGACAGTTCTCTGATCTACGACCTCCCTGCGATCACGCTTCGGCGCATCTCCGTCTCTGAGATGAACAACAACGTGTATCTGCTGACCGCAAAGAAGTCCGGGGCCCAGGTGCTGATCGATGCGGCCGACGACGCCGGCGCCATCCGGGGTCTGCTCTCCTCCGCCGCCGGGGACACTCCCTGCCCGCTGGAGCTGACCGCGGTGCTGACCACGCATTCGCACTGGGATCACATTCGTGCGCTGGAGGAGCTGGTCGATGCTCCCGGCTCACCCGCGGCGCCCGGCGCTGGGAGCAGCGGCTCCCGCCCCGAGGTGGCCGCCGGCGCCGAGGACGCTGCCAGCATCGAGGCCGAGAAGAACGTCACCGTCGAGCGGCGGCTGGGCCACGGCGATGAACTCTCCTATGACGGGATCTCCCTGGACGTGATCCATCTGCGCGGGCACACCCCCGGATCCATGGCCTTCGTCTATCCGGTGGAGGACGGCCCCACGCACATCTTCACCGGCGACTCCTTGTTCCCCGGCGGGGTCGGCAAGACGTGGTCGGACGAGGACTTCACCGCGCTGCTCGATGATGTGCAGGCGCGGCTCTTCGACGTCTATGAGGACGACACCATCGTTCATCCCGGCCACGGCGACCCCACGACGCTGGGCGCCGAACGCGACCAGCTTCCCGCATGGCGGGAACGCGGCTGGTGA
- a CDS encoding DEAD/DEAH box helicase, which produces MAGTRLVSAATASKRLDKLEPSAEDSGAPGPEELYAAFESWTQDQGLTLYPAQQDAILELADGQHVIMSTPTGSGKSLVATAAHFFALSRGQRSVYTAPIKALVSEKFFSLVEIFGAENVGMVTGDSSVNASAPIICCTAEILANEALRDGRDADVGPVIMDEFHFYADPQRGWAWQVPLLELTGRAEPGSPGRGSTGSRAQFLLMSATLGDTSRFETRLSEGTGRDVVTVSSAERPVPLSFEYSTTALQTKLEELVTTHQAPVYVVHFSQREAAERAVGLASLNVVSKEERELIRLKLETFRFAKGFGKTLNRLLRAGIGVHHAGMLPKYRRLVEQLSQQGLLKVICGTDTLGVGINVPIRTVLLTALSKYDGTRTRQLNAREFHQIAGRAGRAGFDTAGTVVVQAPEHVIENEQAISKARAKHGDDEKKVSQAIRSAGKKKPREGFVSWSEKTFERIITATPEPMVSRMRVSYSMVLHLLERPEDPIRAMRRMILAADETPARKAQLQRQALQILRELLTAGVLERLDSPDEDGRTVDLTLDLQDNFALNQPLAPFAMAAVELLDTESESYALDVISVIESILETPHQITGAQMKQLKSEKIGELKAEGVDYVERMRILDELTPPQPLAELLTQQFEVYRGSAPWVSDHALQPKSVVRDMLERAFGFTDMVNHYQIARSEGVLLRYLSDAYKALRQTVPENLLTEELQDLLEWLGEVVRQTDSSLLEEWERLKAGDDPEKLAELAAMEADISALDHPDRVTANARAFKVMVRNAMFLRAELFAQEKEAKLAELDAEQGWDADRWGEALDAYFNVYEDLYTDAQSRGPSLMRIDVAPANTPDPARRWWRAVQVLDDPQSHHDWGIHAWIDLSASDETGAPVVVMDRVGELG; this is translated from the coding sequence ATGGCGGGAACGCGGCTGGTGAGCGCCGCCACCGCATCCAAGCGCCTGGACAAGCTGGAACCCTCCGCCGAGGACTCAGGAGCCCCCGGGCCGGAGGAGCTCTACGCGGCCTTCGAGTCCTGGACACAGGATCAGGGTCTGACGCTCTACCCCGCCCAGCAGGACGCGATCCTCGAGCTGGCCGACGGGCAGCACGTGATCATGTCGACGCCCACGGGCTCGGGGAAGTCCCTGGTGGCCACCGCCGCGCACTTCTTCGCCCTCTCCCGGGGCCAGCGCAGCGTCTACACGGCCCCGATCAAGGCACTCGTCTCCGAGAAGTTCTTCTCGCTGGTGGAGATCTTCGGCGCGGAGAACGTCGGCATGGTCACCGGCGACTCCTCCGTCAACGCCTCGGCCCCGATCATCTGCTGCACCGCCGAGATCCTTGCCAATGAGGCTCTGCGCGACGGCCGGGACGCCGATGTGGGCCCCGTGATCATGGACGAGTTCCACTTCTACGCGGATCCCCAGCGCGGATGGGCCTGGCAGGTGCCGCTGCTGGAGCTCACCGGACGCGCAGAGCCCGGCAGCCCGGGCCGCGGATCCACCGGAAGCCGCGCGCAGTTCCTGCTCATGTCCGCCACGCTGGGCGACACCTCACGGTTCGAGACCCGGCTCAGCGAGGGCACCGGACGCGACGTCGTCACGGTCTCCAGCGCCGAACGTCCCGTGCCGCTGAGCTTCGAATACTCCACCACGGCGCTGCAGACCAAGCTCGAGGAGCTGGTCACCACGCACCAGGCGCCGGTCTACGTCGTGCACTTCTCCCAGCGGGAGGCGGCCGAGCGCGCCGTCGGACTCGCCTCGCTCAACGTCGTCTCCAAGGAGGAGCGCGAGCTCATCCGGCTGAAGCTGGAGACCTTCCGGTTCGCCAAGGGCTTCGGCAAGACGCTGAACCGGCTTCTGCGGGCCGGGATCGGCGTCCACCACGCCGGCATGCTGCCGAAATACCGGCGCCTGGTCGAACAGCTCTCCCAGCAGGGACTGCTCAAGGTCATCTGCGGCACCGACACCCTCGGCGTCGGGATCAACGTGCCGATCCGCACGGTGCTGCTGACCGCGCTGAGCAAATACGACGGCACCCGCACCCGGCAGCTCAACGCCCGTGAATTCCATCAGATCGCCGGTCGGGCCGGTCGGGCCGGCTTCGACACCGCCGGGACCGTCGTGGTGCAGGCGCCGGAGCACGTGATCGAAAATGAGCAGGCGATCAGCAAAGCCCGGGCCAAGCACGGGGACGACGAGAAGAAGGTCTCGCAGGCGATCCGCTCCGCCGGGAAGAAGAAGCCGCGCGAGGGTTTCGTCTCCTGGAGCGAGAAGACCTTCGAGCGGATCATCACGGCCACCCCTGAGCCGATGGTCTCGCGGATGCGGGTCAGCTACTCGATGGTGCTCCATCTGCTCGAACGACCCGAGGATCCGATCCGCGCGATGCGCCGGATGATCCTCGCCGCCGACGAGACTCCCGCCCGCAAGGCGCAGCTGCAGCGACAGGCTCTGCAGATCCTGCGTGAGCTGCTCACCGCCGGGGTGCTCGAACGCCTGGACTCCCCCGACGAGGACGGACGCACCGTCGACCTGACTCTGGATCTGCAGGACAACTTTGCGCTGAATCAGCCGCTGGCCCCCTTCGCCATGGCCGCAGTGGAGCTGCTCGACACGGAATCGGAGTCGTATGCGCTGGACGTGATCAGCGTGATCGAGTCCATCCTGGAGACTCCGCACCAGATCACCGGTGCGCAGATGAAGCAGCTGAAGTCCGAGAAGATCGGCGAGCTCAAGGCCGAGGGCGTGGACTATGTCGAACGCATGCGGATCCTCGATGAGCTCACTCCGCCGCAGCCGCTGGCAGAGCTGCTGACCCAGCAGTTCGAGGTCTACCGCGGCAGCGCCCCGTGGGTCTCGGACCATGCGCTGCAGCCCAAGTCCGTGGTCCGAGACATGCTCGAACGAGCCTTCGGCTTCACGGACATGGTCAACCACTATCAGATCGCCCGATCCGAAGGTGTGCTGCTGCGCTATCTCAGCGACGCCTATAAGGCGCTGCGGCAGACGGTTCCGGAGAACCTGCTCACCGAGGAGCTTCAGGACCTGCTGGAATGGCTGGGCGAGGTCGTCCGGCAGACCGACAGCTCGCTGCTGGAGGAGTGGGAGCGGCTCAAGGCCGGGGATGACCCGGAGAAGCTCGCAGAGCTGGCAGCCATGGAGGCCGACATCTCCGCGCTGGACCATCCAGACCGGGTGACCGCCAATGCCCGGGCGTTCAAGGTCATGGTGCGCAACGCCATGTTCCTGCGCGCGGAGCTCTTCGCCCAGGAGAAGGAGGCGAAGCTCGCCGAGCTCGACGCCGAGCAGGGCTGGGACGCCGACCGCTGGGGAGAAGCCCTGGATGCCTACTTCAACGTCTACGAGGACCTCTACACCGACGCGCAGTCCCGTGGCCCGTCGCTGATGCGCATCGACGTCGCGCCGGCTAACACGCCTGACCCTGCGCGTCGCTGGTGGCGAGCCGTCCAGGTCCTGGACGACCCCCAGTCGCACCACGACTGGGGCATCCACGCCTGGATCGACCTCAGCGCCTCGGACGAGACCGGCGCACCCGTGGTCGTCATGGACCGGGTCGGGGAACTGGGATGA